A single genomic interval of Zonotrichia albicollis isolate bZonAlb1 chromosome 33, bZonAlb1.hap1, whole genome shotgun sequence harbors:
- the DAZAP2 gene encoding DAZ-associated protein 2, translating into MVWPRPERDDVTAFASCPASCPVPHPPPRAAPASSSSSSSSSSSSLPAVPAGAAAAMNGKGKAGPGPRCPQRSRQARPGEPPGAAAPLRAREGRGRAGRRGGASVAMETRAQLRFEPGGGAEGDTMGRGPRGGPFPAQPLFPAPPGYPPALPLLQPPPCPEPAYPELYRLSFVPLGAAGVPPVSPACPGASLYLPLAPPLPLGSPVAFLPLGQVYPAGPALLLEGGVGSAARLGTGGTAGIQPPPAGCPPVAAPVPVPPGAAVLLPPRKGRVPGGNGGGFGLW; encoded by the exons ATGGTGTGGCCCCGCCCCGAACGCGATGACGTCACGGCGTTTGCTTCCTGTCCCGCTTCCTGCCCCGTCCCTCACCCTCCCCCACGGGCCGcccccgcctcctcctcctcctcctcctcctcctcctcctcctcgctccCCGCCGTGCCCgcgggagccgccgccgccatgAACGGCAAAGGcaaggccgggccgggccctcGGTGCCCTCAGCGGAGCCGCCAGGCCCGCCCGGGAGAGCCGCCCGGGGCAGCGGCGCCTTTAAGGGCCCGTGAGGGGCGGGGCCGTGCGGGCCGAAGGGGCGGGGCCAGCGTTGCCATGGAGACGCGTGCTCAGCTTCGCTTTGAGCCGGGAGGCGGGGCTGAGGGAGATACCATGGGGAGGGGGCCCCGGGGGG GGCCgtttccagcccagcccctgttCCCGGCCCCCCCCGGGTACCCCccggctctgcctctgctgcagccgcccccctgccctgagcccgcctACCCCGAG CTCTACCGCCTCAGCTTCGTCCCCCTGGGCGCTGCTggtgtcccccccgtgtccccagcgTGCCCAGGTGCGTCCCTGTACCTGCCCCTGGCCCCGCCCCTGCCCCTGGGCTCCCCCGTGGCCttcctgcccctgggccaggtgtACCCGGCAGGACCCgccctgctgctggaggggggCGTGGGCAGCgcggccaggctgggcacaggtggCACCGCTGGCATCCAg CCGCCGCCCGCCGGGTGCCCCCCGGTTGCCgccccggtgccggtgccgcccGGAGCCGCCGTCCTGCTGCCCCCGCGCAAGGGGCGCGTCCCGGGGGGAAACGGGGGCGGCTTCGGCCTCTGGTGA